From the genome of Terriglobia bacterium, one region includes:
- a CDS encoding NADH-ubiquinone oxidoreductase-F iron-sulfur binding region domain-containing protein: MPRIQDIGAFSSVREGGLAKLVPSTPRIAVSMGTCGRGNGAEGVYHAFAEAIDRSGANIVLAGVGCFGACCQEPLVNVWLPGNPLVMLRKVQANDAGRILHDLMTGKITPDLVYCKIEEWDHISAHVKYGRGYPEVPSWNDVAFFKGQKKIVLRNSGLINPDDIEEYIAVGGYQALYKVLIEGRPEMVIEQIKAAKLRGRGGAGFLTGNKWEYLAKAKADRKYIICNADEGDPGAYMNRNEIESDPHSMLEGMIIGGYVMGATQGIVYVRAEYPLAVHRLNRAIEQAREYGMLGENILGRGFNFDIEVVEGAGAFVCGEETALIASLESQAGRPRPRPPYPAQHGLWGYPTNINNVETWYNVSPIIMKGPAWFTETGSPKSSGTKVFSLVGKVNNTGLVEMPLGTPLKTFVYDIGEGGAGGREVRAIQTGGPSGGTIPVEMFDTPVDYESLAHLGSIMGSGGMVVMDEDNCMVDVARYFIEFTHSESCGKCIPCRVGLDKCLRILNRITQGAGTMHHLELLDELSRFIRDCSLCGLGQTAPNPVLTTLRHFHDEFEDHIVARRCQAGVCTELAVSPCENSCPLHMNIPRFLQLYKEGRLDEAFEAVILENPLPASTGRVCQHPCDERCRRQTIDESVNMREVHRFIADSIFLSDRFEEMAGKVVARKLEPTGRKIAVVGAGPAGLTAAFYLALLGHEVTVFEGKAEAGGMLRFALPEYRLPKSVLHREIELIERLGVKFVFNTRIGTDLSLNELDDRFDSVFISIGTWKESSVYQAGTELQGVHPALLYLETVARGEPISLGKKVAIIGGGNAAIDSARTALRSGAEVTVFYRRTQKDMPAIEEETRAAKEEGARFVFLAAPHRVLGDPKGRVKAIEFVKTRLGGYDTSGRRKPVLTDEISRYECDSVIFAIGESVDLDFARASGLSLKQSGTIEVDRYTLATSRPRFYAGGDVVTGASNVSNAMAYGKQVARNIDFQLMETNRWSRLFPAIAYSQELPEEPSPNHRHHGHTLAVAKRQRSADEVVLGLTHEEALDEACRCLRCDIELESNIS; this comes from the coding sequence ATGCCGCGCATACAAGATATAGGCGCATTCAGCAGCGTGCGCGAAGGGGGGCTGGCTAAACTCGTCCCCTCGACACCGCGCATCGCGGTCAGCATGGGGACGTGCGGGCGCGGCAACGGCGCCGAAGGCGTATACCACGCTTTCGCCGAAGCCATCGATCGCAGCGGAGCGAACATCGTTCTGGCCGGCGTGGGATGTTTTGGGGCGTGTTGCCAGGAGCCCCTGGTAAACGTATGGCTGCCCGGAAATCCGCTGGTGATGCTGCGCAAGGTTCAGGCCAACGATGCGGGCCGTATTCTGCACGATCTGATGACGGGTAAGATCACGCCCGACCTTGTTTACTGCAAGATCGAGGAGTGGGACCACATCAGCGCGCACGTCAAATACGGGCGCGGATATCCGGAAGTGCCGTCGTGGAACGATGTCGCGTTCTTCAAGGGCCAGAAGAAGATCGTGCTGCGCAACTCCGGACTCATCAATCCCGATGACATTGAGGAGTACATCGCAGTCGGTGGATACCAGGCACTCTACAAAGTTCTGATCGAAGGCCGTCCGGAGATGGTGATTGAGCAGATTAAGGCGGCGAAGCTGCGAGGACGTGGTGGCGCGGGGTTCCTGACCGGTAACAAGTGGGAGTACCTGGCGAAGGCGAAGGCGGATCGCAAGTACATCATCTGCAACGCCGACGAGGGCGATCCGGGCGCGTACATGAATCGCAACGAGATCGAGAGCGATCCGCATTCGATGCTCGAAGGCATGATCATCGGTGGATACGTGATGGGTGCGACGCAAGGAATCGTTTATGTCCGCGCCGAGTATCCGCTGGCGGTTCACCGTCTGAACCGCGCGATCGAGCAGGCACGCGAGTACGGCATGTTGGGCGAGAACATCCTGGGGCGCGGATTTAATTTTGATATCGAGGTGGTCGAGGGTGCGGGAGCGTTTGTCTGCGGCGAAGAGACGGCCCTGATCGCCTCTCTCGAGAGCCAGGCGGGGCGGCCGCGACCACGTCCACCGTATCCTGCGCAGCACGGTTTATGGGGATATCCGACCAACATCAACAACGTCGAGACCTGGTACAACGTGTCGCCGATCATCATGAAGGGCCCGGCGTGGTTCACGGAGACGGGCAGCCCGAAAAGTTCGGGGACGAAAGTATTCTCGCTCGTTGGAAAGGTCAACAATACCGGCCTGGTCGAGATGCCGCTCGGGACGCCGCTGAAAACATTTGTCTACGACATTGGTGAGGGCGGTGCTGGCGGACGTGAGGTCAGGGCGATCCAGACGGGCGGTCCGTCTGGCGGAACGATTCCGGTGGAAATGTTCGATACGCCGGTGGATTACGAAAGCCTCGCGCACCTTGGGTCGATCATGGGGTCGGGCGGCATGGTGGTGATGGATGAAGACAACTGCATGGTGGACGTGGCGCGGTACTTCATCGAATTCACCCACTCGGAGTCGTGCGGTAAGTGCATTCCGTGCCGCGTGGGACTCGACAAGTGCCTGCGCATCTTGAACCGAATCACGCAGGGCGCGGGAACCATGCACCACCTTGAACTGCTGGACGAGCTGAGTCGCTTCATTCGTGATTGTTCGTTGTGCGGACTAGGCCAGACGGCGCCGAATCCGGTACTGACGACGCTGCGGCACTTCCACGACGAATTCGAGGACCACATTGTGGCGCGCCGCTGCCAGGCAGGAGTTTGCACGGAACTGGCAGTCTCGCCGTGTGAGAACAGTTGCCCGCTGCACATGAACATCCCCCGGTTCCTGCAGCTTTACAAGGAAGGGCGGCTGGACGAAGCGTTTGAGGCGGTGATTCTGGAGAATCCGCTGCCGGCGTCCACGGGACGAGTGTGCCAGCACCCGTGCGACGAACGTTGCCGGCGCCAGACCATCGATGAATCGGTGAACATGCGGGAAGTACACCGCTTCATTGCCGATTCAATCTTCCTTTCGGATCGTTTCGAAGAAATGGCAGGGAAGGTCGTTGCGCGCAAACTGGAGCCGACCGGCAGGAAGATCGCAGTGGTCGGTGCAGGCCCGGCTGGTCTGACCGCCGCGTTCTATCTTGCGCTGCTGGGACACGAGGTGACCGTGTTTGAAGGGAAGGCGGAGGCCGGCGGTATGTTGCGTTTCGCATTGCCGGAATACCGTTTGCCGAAGTCGGTGCTGCATCGCGAGATCGAATTGATCGAGCGGCTCGGCGTCAAGTTCGTGTTCAACACGCGGATTGGCACCGACCTTTCCCTCAACGAACTGGATGACCGATTCGACTCCGTGTTCATCTCCATCGGTACGTGGAAAGAATCGTCGGTGTACCAGGCCGGAACGGAGCTGCAAGGAGTTCACCCGGCGCTGCTGTACCTCGAAACGGTCGCACGGGGCGAGCCGATTTCACTTGGAAAGAAGGTCGCAATTATCGGCGGGGGTAATGCGGCCATTGATTCGGCACGAACCGCGTTGCGTTCTGGAGCTGAAGTCACTGTGTTCTACCGCCGCACACAAAAAGACATGCCCGCTATCGAAGAAGAGACACGGGCGGCGAAGGAAGAAGGTGCAAGGTTTGTCTTCCTGGCCGCGCCGCACCGCGTGCTCGGCGATCCAAAGGGCCGAGTAAAGGCGATTGAGTTCGTCAAGACGCGGCTGGGCGGGTACGACACCTCAGGTCGTCGCAAGCCGGTGCTGACGGACGAGATCTCGCGCTACGAGTGCGATTCGGTGATCTTCGCAATCGGAGAAAGCGTGGACCTGGATTTCGCACGTGCTTCGGGTCTGAGCCTGAAGCAGAGCGGCACTATCGAGGTCGACCGGTACACGCTGGCGACGAGCCGGCCGAGGTTCTACGCCGGCGGCGATGTCGTAACCGGCGCCTCCAACGTTTCGAATGCAATGGCTTATGGCAAGCAGGTGGCACGCAACATCGATTTCCAACTGATGGAAACGAATCGCTGGAGCCGGCTGTTTCCGGCCATTGCCTATTCGCAGGAGCTGCCGGAGGAACCGAGTCCCAACCATCGCCACCACGGCCATACGCTCGCGGTTGCGAAGCGACAACGCTCCGCGGACGAAGTCGTGCTGGGCCTGACGCATGAGGAGGCTCTGGATGAGGCGTGCCGCTGCCTCCGTTGTGACATCGAGTTGGAAAGCAACATCAGCTAG
- a CDS encoding NAD(P)H-dependent oxidoreductase subunit E, translating into MPALVEDRLDTAEQAFLDQVIAKNSERPGALLAILQAAQDHNPHKYLPLDTLKYIATKMEIPLSQIFSVGTFYSLFNLDPQGDNTICICRGTACHTRGSRNLLQSVRLELGLPMEDSTEMEGDKIQLTTADGKFTVRTVACFGQCALAPVVEVNHRICSHVNERTLQREIRNVEREND; encoded by the coding sequence ATGCCCGCACTCGTAGAAGACCGTTTGGATACTGCCGAGCAGGCTTTTCTAGACCAGGTGATCGCGAAAAATAGCGAACGGCCGGGAGCCCTGCTGGCGATTCTCCAGGCGGCGCAGGACCACAATCCTCATAAGTACCTTCCTCTCGATACGCTGAAGTACATCGCGACGAAGATGGAGATTCCGCTTTCGCAAATTTTCAGCGTTGGCACGTTCTATTCCTTATTCAACCTGGACCCGCAGGGCGACAACACGATCTGCATCTGCCGCGGGACGGCTTGTCATACGCGCGGCTCTCGGAACCTGCTGCAGAGTGTTCGGCTGGAACTCGGTCTTCCGATGGAAGACTCGACGGAGATGGAAGGGGACAAGATCCAACTGACGACGGCGGATGGAAAGTTTACGGTGCGGACGGTAGCGTGCTTCGGGCAATGCGCACTGGCACCGGTAGTCGAGGTCAACCATCGCATCTGCAGCCACGTCAATGAACGGACCTTGCAACGCGAGATCCGAAACGTCGAGCGGGAGAACGACTGA